From the genome of Kluyveromyces lactis strain NRRL Y-1140 chromosome F complete sequence:
TACAACAACGTCATATGGCGGGTCGTTATCATCTGAATACACAGACTCCCCATGGGGTAAAAGGGGGCACATATCTTTTAGTGGTACGCCGACAACTAACCGGAGAAGGAGGTCGAGCAGTCGAGCGTCGAGCAAAAATGTGAAAAGCAGTGAAATATCTCCAATATCGATGATATTTCGCAATTTACTAATTCTGGAGGACGATTTAAGACACCAATCAAAGGAGCAAAGAATGCTTAAATGGCAATTCACTTTGTTTCTTGCGGGCTTAGCTGGCATTGCTGCGTTTTCCTTTTACGAATTGTATTTTTCCAATGATCAGGTTACCGGTTTATATAGAATAGGGTTGCAATTCCTATTGATATTCATTTCAGTGACAATAGTATTGTTTCATCTTAGCGGTGAATACAAAAGAACCATGGTAATACCAAGACGGTTTTTAGTCAACGCAAATAAAGGGATGAGACAATTCAACGTAAAATTAGTGAAGGTGAAGAGTACATGGTTACAAAACTATGCGGATACAATACGTATTATCATTCGTCGAGTATCAAAATGGAATATGAAGCTTTTGATCACGATGGGAGCTACAAACACCTCGATATATGCATTTTGGTCATCGCTTTCTATACGATGTCTGCCCAGACTTGGAGCTGTGGATGTTAAGTTAGTGCTCAATGCAAAAGCATTTAGTGCTGAGATTCGAGAAGGTTGGGAGATATATAGAGATGAATTTTGGAAGCGTGAAACGGTCAGAAGACGTAAGCAAGAGTCTCAAAACAATACGCATCTGAAAAGAGACTAATGTTTGAGAGTAGCAGTTCCGTGCCATATATACTGTATACCTATTTCTACAACATAGTAATGTTaatataataatgatttcaaaaggACTCAAAAGAAACTTATCAGAGTAGCGGTTCTGAATAAAGGATTTTATCGTTCATTAAAGATAACAATTCAGCAAATGTGCAAAAGAATAACTCATCATCAAGAATCCAAGCCTTATAGTAATATCATTctatttgttgttttttaATTCAAGAGATTGATATCCATTATACTAATTGCTTGACGCCTGTCAAAGCAAGAAAACATCATTGCGAGTAACATCTTAGTATAATGAATAGCGATATCTTCTACCTCCAAAGCCATATCTGACCGTTGGACGGCTGTTGGGCAGCCGTTAGTGCTAATCCCACCCCACTGGCGATTGCTCAGATTTGAAGCAACAAGTTATCTAATTGGGATGAAACCACAGAACgtggaatt
Proteins encoded in this window:
- the SPO7 gene encoding Nem1-Spo7 phosphatase regulatory subunit SPO7 (similar to uniprot|P18410 Saccharomyces cerevisiae YAL009W SPO7 Integral nuclear/ER membrane protein of unknown function required for normal nuclear envelope morphology and sporulation), which gives rise to MGDGDDDSVPELKLSLTSTPVHTTTSYGGSLSSEYTDSPWGKRGHISFSGTPTTNRRRRSSSRASSKNVKSSEISPISMIFRNLLILEDDLRHQSKEQRMLKWQFTLFLAGLAGIAAFSFYELYFSNDQVTGLYRIGLQFLLIFISVTIVLFHLSGEYKRTMVIPRRFLVNANKGMRQFNVKLVKVKSTWLQNYADTIRIIIRRVSKWNMKLLITMGATNTSIYAFWSSLSIRCLPRLGAVDVKLVLNAKAFSAEIREGWEIYRDEFWKRETVRRRKQESQNNTHLKRD